The genomic DNA TCCTTAAAGCTCGCAAATAAAATCTTAGAAAAAATTAATATCACAAAATTACCAACAGAATTTTACGATGATTACATTCTAAATCTACTATCATATACTTATTTGAAGGCAAAAGATGATGTTAATACTGCCACAGAACTATTGAATAAACGCAAAGATAAAGCAAGCCCAACTTCCCTCTGGATAGGGGATTTTTATAAGAACGAAAAACAGTATGAAAAAGCAATCTTATATATTAACCAGGCTATAAACGAAGACAGTACTAACATTGCTCCGTATTTCTCTTTAGCCGCAATATATAATACAGTAAATAATGCAGAGAATGAGATAACTGTGCTTGAAAAAGCACTTCAATACTTCCCGGAAAACTCAGAACTACTGAACTGGCTGGGATATACTCTTGTTGATAATGATATTCGTTTGAATTATGCTCTTACACTTTTACAAAAAGCTGTTTCACTTGACTCCACTAATGCATATATTTGGGATAGTGTGGCATGGGCTTATTATAAACTCGGAAATTATGAAAAAGCGTTGAAGTCTATGAAATTGGTATTAGAAAAGGATGTGCAAGATACAGTTGTCCGCTATCATCTTGGAAATATTTACTTTAAACTTGGACAGATTGAATCAGCAAAAGNNNNNNNNNNNNNNNNNNNNNNNNNNNNNNNNNNNNNNNNNNNNNNNNNNNNNNNNNNNNNNNNNNNNNNNNNNNNNNNNNNNNNNNNNNNNNNNNNNNNAAAGAAGATTGAAAAGAAGGAACGCTTTGTTTTTGGAAAAATAAATACAATACTTCTCATTTCAGCACTGATAGTTATTATTATTGGTTTTATCATTGTCAATTCCGCAAAAAATTTGGGTGCGATTCTTCTTGTTATAGGCTATGCAGTGCTTGTCCCTCTTTCACTTCTGGTTAGAGAAAAAAAGTCCAGAGATAAAACTGTATCTCAAAAAAACCAGAAATGAAACGAAAAACAATTTTTACTTTGTTTCTAATATTTACATTAGTTCCTTTAATAGAGTTAGGAATTTTAATTAGAGTAGGTGGCTATATAGGTTTTTGGAATACAATTGCAATTATTATATTAACCGGAATATTGGGGGCATTTCTTGCAAGGCATCAAGGTTTCTGGGTTATTGGTGCTATCAAAAGAGATATTGCAAATGCTGTTTTCCCTGCTGATAAATTATTTGATGGAGCTTTGATTTTAGTTGGTGCAACTCTTTTAATAACACCCGGGTTGTTAACCGATATTTTGGGAATACTCTGCCTGATACCAGTTACAAGGGAAGTCTTTAAATCACAAATAAAAAAATTTGTGGAGAAAAAAATAATAACAATTCATCCCTCAAGATATACAAAATAAATCTAAAATTTTTATTTTTGCCTTTTACGGAACAGAGTTCCGTGCTACTTGCCTTTTACCTTTTGCCTTTTGCCTTCTTGACCTACGAAGCTTCAGCAAAGTAGGTTTACCTTTTACGGAACAAAGTTCCGTGCTACTTACCTTTTCTATTTATTATCCCTCCCCCAACAATATAATCTCCATCATAAAAAACAACTGATTGACCTGGTGTAATACTCAATTGTGACTCATCAAAAATAACTCTAATTTTATCTTCTTCGGGAATCATCTTGCATGAACTTTCTTCAGTCTGGTAACGAATTTTGGCATTTGCTGTAATTGTTCTATCCAATTTATCAAAATAAATCCAATTACAATTGTCAGCATACAATTCTGAACTATATAAATTTTCTTTTGGTCCTACAACAATCTCATTTGTTTTACTTTTTATCCCAACAACATAAAGAGGATGCGGTGCTGTTATCCCCAAACCTTTTCTCTGTCCAATTGTATAAAATGGAAACCCCTTATGCCTGCCAATTTTTTCCCCATTCAGATTTAGAATATCTCCTTCTACTATCCTGCTTGGAAATCTCCTTTGTAAAAATGTTTTATAATCATCATCTGGAACAAAGCAGATTTCCTGGCTTTCCTTCTGGTTTTCAACTGGCAGATTATATTTCTTTATTTTATCTAAAATTTCATTTTTTGTATATTTTGCCAGAGGAAATAATGTATGTGAAAGTTGGAATTGGTTTAATCTCCATAGAAAATAAGACTGATCTTTGGTCTTATCCACGCCTTTTTTAAGATAATAATGATTGTATTTTTGACTAAATTCAATATCTGCGTAATGTCCAGTAGCAAGATGTGTTGCTCCTAATTCTAACACTCTATCCAGTAATAATCCCCATTTTATTCTCTTATTACATAAAACACAAGGATTTGGGGTCATACCATTAAGATAATTTTTACAAAAATTTTCTATAACAATTTTTTCAAACTGATTTTCAGCACTGATAAAGATATGTGGAATTTTTAGGGCATCACAAATCTGCTTCACTTCCGTGAAAGTATCTTCTTTATTTTTAAGACTGTTTTCTTTGGCAGGATGGTGATGACAATACATCTTCAAGGTTACTCCAAAAATATCATAACCCTGTTCTTTTAATGTAATTGCAGCAAAGGTGCTGTCCAGACCTCCACTCATTGCGATTGCTGTTTTCTTTTTCATTTTTTTTTGAATGAAAAAACATTTAAAAATTTGCGTCAAGTTTAACCCTCAACCCGACTCGAGTTCTTTGAACCCGAGTCGGGTTTAAAACGGTGTCTTCGTGGTTAGGAAAATTGACAAAAAAATAATACATACAAAAAGTCTTTCTATGGAATTAAAACATGAAAATATCTTTACGGTCACAGAAATAACAAAACATATTAATAATATCTTACAAAGAAATATTCCAGCTTTGTGGATAAAAGGCGAAATCTCAAATTATAAAAGGCACTCATCAGGTCATATTTATTTTACATTGAAAGATGAGCAAAGCAGTCTACTTTGTGTCTTCTTTCGGCAATACAATCAATATCTTCGTTTTGAGCCAGAAAATGGAATGGAGGTTATCTGTTTTGGACAGATAAAAGTTTATGAAAGGAGTGGACAATACCAATTATATGTAAACCAGGTTCGTCCACTTGGAATTGGTGATTTAGAGATAGCTTTTCGCAAATTAAAAGAAAAATTAGGAGATGAAGGATTGTTTGATGAGAAATGGAAAAAACCTATCCCAGAATTTCCAACCAGTATTGGTATTGTTACTTCACAAACTGGTGCTGCAATTCAAGACATAAAAAATATAATTACTCGAAGATTTCCAGTAAAAATCTTTTTATATCCAGCAAAAGTTCAAGGTTCAGAAGCAGGTAAAGAAATTGTATCCGGAATCAAAACATTTAATAAACTCAAAAATGTAGATGTAATTATTGTTGGTCGCGGTGGTGGTTCCTTAGAGGATTTATGGGCTTTCAATGAAGAGATAGTTGCACGAGCAATATTTGAATCCGAAATTCCTATCGTATCAGCTGTTGGGCATGAAGTAGATTTCACCATTTCTGACTTTGTTGCTGATTTGCGTGCTCCAACTCCTTCTGCTGCCGCAGAATTAGTTGTGCCAGATAGAGAGAGTGTCCAAAACGGAATTGATACATTTTCACAAAGACTAACTTCATTAATGCAGAATGAATTACAATATCAAAAAAGTAAATGCACAGAATTAAAACTAAGATTAGGAAAATCCCACCCGAAAAATCTATTGCAAAATTATATGCAGCAGATTGACGAATTGCAATATCGTTTAAAGGATACTCTGAAAAGATTCTCGGATTATAGATTGATTCTTGAACAACTAAAGACAAAATTTTCACAAACATTCAGAATTTCGTATATTGAAAATCCAAAGAATAACCTTCTTTATTATAAGGATAATCTAACTAAACTTATCCTAAAAAATCTATCCAACAAACATGATAAATTTTTAGACTTAACTGCAAAATTAGAAGAATTGAATCCTCTAAAAATCCTGAAAAGAGGTTATAGTATCACTAAAAAAGATAAAAAAATAATAAATAGTATAAAAAAATTATACCTTAAGGACAAAATAAGTGTACATTTTGTGGATGGTGAATGTGGATGTGAAGTAGAAGAGATAAATAAAAAGGCAAACCTACTTCGCTGAAGCTTCGTAG from Candidatus Cloacimonadota bacterium includes the following:
- a CDS encoding FxsA family protein, whose amino-acid sequence is MKRKTIFTLFLIFTLVPLIELGILIRVGGYIGFWNTIAIIILTGILGAFLARHQGFWVIGAIKRDIANAVFPADKLFDGALILVGATLLITPGLLTDILGILCLIPVTREVFKSQIKKFVEKKIITIHPSRYTK
- the mnmA gene encoding tRNA 2-thiouridine(34) synthase MnmA, which translates into the protein MKKKTAIAMSGGLDSTFAAITLKEQGYDIFGVTLKMYCHHHPAKENSLKNKEDTFTEVKQICDALKIPHIFISAENQFEKIVIENFCKNYLNGMTPNPCVLCNKRIKWGLLLDRVLELGATHLATGHYADIEFSQKYNHYYLKKGVDKTKDQSYFLWRLNQFQLSHTLFPLAKYTKNEILDKIKKYNLPVENQKESQEICFVPDDDYKTFLQRRFPSRIVEGDILNLNGEKIGRHKGFPFYTIGQRKGLGITAPHPLYVVGIKSKTNEIVVGPKENLYSSELYADNCNWIYFDKLDRTITANAKIRYQTEESSCKMIPEEDKIRVIFDESQLSITPGQSVVFYDGDYIVGGGIINRKGK
- the xseA gene encoding exodeoxyribonuclease VII large subunit gives rise to the protein MELKHENIFTVTEITKHINNILQRNIPALWIKGEISNYKRHSSGHIYFTLKDEQSSLLCVFFRQYNQYLRFEPENGMEVICFGQIKVYERSGQYQLYVNQVRPLGIGDLEIAFRKLKEKLGDEGLFDEKWKKPIPEFPTSIGIVTSQTGAAIQDIKNIITRRFPVKIFLYPAKVQGSEAGKEIVSGIKTFNKLKNVDVIIVGRGGGSLEDLWAFNEEIVARAIFESEIPIVSAVGHEVDFTISDFVADLRAPTPSAAAELVVPDRESVQNGIDTFSQRLTSLMQNELQYQKSKCTELKLRLGKSHPKNLLQNYMQQIDELQYRLKDTLKRFSDYRLILEQLKTKFSQTFRISYIENPKNNLLYYKDNLTKLILKNLSNKHDKFLDLTAKLEELNPLKILKRGYSITKKDKKIINSIKKLYLKDKISVHFVDGECGCEVEEINKKANLLR